From Bacteroidales bacterium, a single genomic window includes:
- a CDS encoding YihA family ribosome biogenesis GTP-binding protein, whose amino-acid sequence MIIRKAEFIQSTTSVNQCPTNGLPEFAFIGRSNVGKSSLINMLTDNAGLAKTSQTPGKTQTINHFNINDQWYLVDMPGYGYAKTSRTLRKDWDAFIREYILERNELVNLFVLIDSRHEPLKNDIEFISWLGQNSIPFSIVFTKIDKLSSSRLNKNIIVYKKRLSENWEILPPIFTTSSEAKFGRNELLNYIENILDKL is encoded by the coding sequence ATGATTATCCGCAAAGCAGAATTTATTCAATCAACCACTTCGGTAAACCAATGCCCTACGAATGGATTACCTGAATTTGCATTTATTGGCAGATCAAACGTTGGCAAATCAAGTCTTATCAATATGCTCACTGACAATGCAGGATTAGCAAAAACATCGCAAACACCGGGAAAAACACAAACCATTAACCACTTTAATATCAACGATCAGTGGTATTTAGTGGATATGCCCGGATATGGATATGCTAAGACTTCACGCACGCTACGCAAGGATTGGGATGCATTTATACGCGAATATATCTTGGAACGAAATGAACTTGTAAACCTATTTGTCCTTATCGACTCTCGCCACGAACCTCTTAAAAACGATATAGAATTTATTTCATGGCTAGGACAAAACTCTATTCCATTTTCGATAGTATTTACCAAAATTGACAAGTTATCAAGTTCCCGATTGAATAAAAATATTATAGTTTACAAAAAAAGACTGAGCGAGAATTGGGAGATATTACCCCCTATTTTTACCACATCATCAGAAGCAAAATTTGGTCGTAACGAACTTTTAAACTATATTGAAAACATATTAGACAAATTATAA
- a CDS encoding ribose-phosphate pyrophosphokinase, whose product MEAPIKIFTCKASTYLAKEIAKSIKLPLGKSSILQFSDGEFQPSFEETVRGAHVFIVQSTFPPSDNLMELLLMIDAARRASAYKIIAVIPYFGFARQDRKDKPRVSIGAKLVADLLHTAGVSRVMTMDLHADQIQGFFNVPVDHLYASSVFVPYIRSLNLPNLVIGSPDIGGAKRANAYSRFLEAPMVLGHKTRDKANSVESITVIGEVADKNVVIVDDLVDTAGTVCRAASIMKQMGAKSVRVAATHAVLSSNAVEKIDNSDIKEVIVTNSIPLKQKSPKIKVLSIADIFADTISKVYNSESISGNFLV is encoded by the coding sequence ATGGAAGCTCCGATAAAAATTTTTACCTGTAAAGCGTCAACCTACTTAGCTAAAGAGATAGCAAAATCAATCAAATTGCCTCTTGGCAAAAGCTCTATTCTGCAATTTAGTGATGGGGAATTTCAACCATCATTTGAAGAGACAGTTCGTGGTGCTCATGTTTTCATTGTGCAATCCACATTTCCGCCAAGCGACAATCTTATGGAACTTCTTCTAATGATTGATGCAGCCAGAAGAGCCTCGGCGTACAAAATTATAGCAGTAATACCCTACTTTGGATTTGCACGTCAAGACAGAAAAGACAAACCACGTGTTTCTATTGGTGCAAAACTTGTAGCCGATCTTCTTCACACAGCTGGAGTTTCAAGAGTTATGACAATGGATTTGCATGCCGATCAAATTCAAGGCTTCTTCAATGTTCCCGTTGACCACCTGTACGCCTCATCAGTATTTGTTCCGTATATACGTAGCCTTAATCTACCTAATTTGGTAATAGGATCGCCCGACATCGGTGGTGCAAAACGAGCAAATGCATACTCAAGATTTCTTGAAGCACCAATGGTTCTTGGACACAAAACACGTGACAAAGCAAATAGTGTTGAAAGCATTACCGTAATTGGTGAAGTTGCCGACAAAAATGTTGTCATTGTTGATGACCTTGTTGATACCGCCGGAACAGTTTGCAGGGCTGCAAGCATTATGAAACAAATGGGTGCAAAATCTGTCAGAGTAGCAGCAACACACGCCGTTCTATCAAGCAATGCTGTTGAAAAAATAGATAACTCTGATATCAAAGAGGTTATTGTAACCAACTCAATTCCATTGAAACAGAAATCTCCAAAAATAAAAGTACTCTCAATTGCCGATATTTTTGCAGATACGATATCGAAAGTATATAATTCCGAATCAATTAGTGGAAATTTTCTTGTATAA
- a CDS encoding TonB-dependent receptor: MTHKKLFLITLFFLVTATEILAQTGSIKGSVLDSKTKESLIGAAVIIQGTTTGAAADLNGDYIIQNVAPGTYTLVVSYITYQSTIKKGVVVEKNKETIVDFLLEPDDISLKEVQVVAKANRESENILLLEQKKALLVTQTVGARELSRKGISDAQAAVAQVSGISKQEGVKNVFVRGLGDRYNATLLNGFPIPSEDPEYKNIALEFFGTDVIQNIGVNKVFNASNVGDVGGAVVDISSKELAEESKLSVDLSAGVNVAAVGADFVRQDGSNYLGFANTDQPSQGQHNFPNSLVPQKVSFPLNHGFGVSGGKLFSKEGNSNKLSIFVVASHGISNSCTKEIARKTNSIGAKFQDQEGDKYSQAVNQLALANAHYEIKNRHNVNYNFMLIHVNDQYVGEFSGFYHEPFQGSPTESGIIRRQQTNDNLLLVNQLVSDWQLTDIIKLNLGVAYNTVKGLEPDRRENYFTQVDENLYSLTRSNRNKRFFSDLKNNDLNAKVGLSIKLNDRFNSGNSSVQVGYAGRFTNDKFKAVEYNYSPLGTPNFTIEDLNLDEFYEEYLSSGLLKMEKGETNSYKVFKNIHSGFAEVSYQIAASLAGNIGLRMDAVDLTVDHEVTHVVPGSETINKNYFLPSLNLKYDINDKNSLRLGVSKTYTLPQSKEISPYQYVNISFASQGNTNIKPSDNYNVDLKWDFYITNSELFSITTFYKQIQNPIGRVDQGNSAGLLTYDNIGENATVGGIEIELRKNIFNKFNTLLEQSNRLSFGVNASYIYTNLMLDVPSTTPRKTQLEGASPFLMNADLSYSFKKSEKDFIASIIFNYFSDRVHTVGTKGFRDIIEEGVPTLDLVLSYGFNKNFSVNFKAINILDAPYRLSREGTTGEKIVLSEFKKGQNFGLGISYQF, from the coding sequence GTGACGCATAAAAAGTTATTTCTTATTACCCTGTTTTTTCTTGTCACCGCGACAGAAATTTTAGCACAAACAGGGAGTATAAAAGGGAGTGTTTTAGATTCAAAAACCAAAGAATCACTCATAGGTGCTGCGGTAATTATACAAGGTACTACTACCGGAGCTGCTGCCGATTTAAATGGGGACTACATTATTCAAAATGTTGCACCAGGAACTTATACTCTTGTTGTCTCCTACATAACATACCAGTCGACAATCAAAAAAGGAGTTGTTGTTGAAAAAAATAAAGAAACTATCGTAGATTTTCTGTTGGAACCTGATGATATAAGTCTTAAAGAAGTACAAGTTGTTGCGAAAGCTAACCGGGAGAGTGAAAACATCTTGTTGCTTGAACAAAAGAAAGCTTTATTAGTTACTCAAACTGTTGGAGCAAGAGAACTTTCCAGAAAGGGGATATCCGATGCACAAGCCGCTGTTGCACAAGTCTCTGGAATATCAAAACAAGAGGGTGTTAAAAACGTTTTTGTACGCGGATTGGGTGACAGATACAACGCAACACTACTTAATGGCTTCCCTATTCCTTCAGAAGACCCTGAATATAAAAACATTGCATTAGAGTTTTTTGGAACTGATGTCATTCAAAACATTGGAGTAAACAAGGTTTTTAATGCATCTAACGTGGGCGATGTGGGCGGTGCAGTTGTTGACATCTCCTCAAAAGAGTTAGCTGAGGAGAGCAAGCTATCTGTTGATTTATCGGCAGGTGTCAATGTGGCGGCAGTAGGTGCAGATTTTGTCCGCCAAGACGGTTCCAACTATTTGGGATTTGCTAACACAGATCAACCATCTCAAGGTCAGCACAATTTTCCAAACAGTTTAGTTCCCCAAAAAGTGTCGTTCCCGCTCAATCACGGCTTCGGAGTATCGGGAGGAAAGCTATTTAGCAAAGAAGGAAACAGCAACAAGTTGTCAATCTTCGTAGTAGCCTCTCACGGAATAAGTAATTCGTGTACCAAAGAAATTGCACGGAAAACAAACTCAATTGGAGCGAAGTTTCAAGACCAAGAGGGAGACAAATATTCACAGGCAGTCAACCAACTTGCTTTGGCTAATGCCCATTATGAAATTAAAAACCGACATAACGTTAATTACAACTTTATGCTTATCCACGTTAACGACCAGTATGTAGGAGAGTTTAGCGGTTTTTATCACGAACCTTTTCAGGGTAGTCCCACAGAGTCTGGCATAATCAGAAGACAACAAACAAACGACAATCTTCTGCTTGTAAATCAATTAGTTTCAGATTGGCAACTAACTGACATCATAAAGTTAAATTTGGGTGTAGCGTACAATACGGTAAAGGGATTAGAGCCTGACCGTCGCGAGAACTATTTTACACAAGTAGATGAAAATCTGTACAGTTTAACCCGAAGCAACCGAAATAAACGATTCTTCTCTGATCTGAAAAATAACGATCTTAACGCTAAGGTTGGACTGTCGATAAAACTGAACGACAGATTTAATAGTGGAAACTCCTCAGTACAAGTAGGATACGCTGGAAGATTTACAAACGACAAATTCAAAGCGGTAGAGTATAACTATAGTCCTTTGGGTACACCAAATTTCACAATTGAAGACCTGAATTTAGATGAGTTTTACGAAGAGTACCTAAGCAGTGGCTTACTAAAAATGGAGAAGGGTGAGACAAACTCCTACAAAGTGTTTAAAAACATACACTCAGGTTTTGCAGAAGTATCGTATCAAATAGCTGCAAGCTTGGCAGGAAACATTGGATTGCGAATGGATGCAGTCGACTTAACTGTTGACCATGAAGTAACTCATGTCGTACCAGGTAGCGAAACAATAAATAAAAACTACTTCTTACCAAGTTTAAACCTGAAATACGATATAAACGATAAAAACAGCTTGAGGTTAGGCGTTAGCAAAACATATACTTTGCCTCAATCAAAAGAGATTTCTCCCTATCAATACGTAAATATATCTTTTGCAAGTCAAGGTAATACTAACATCAAGCCATCAGACAACTATAACGTAGATTTAAAATGGGATTTCTACATAACCAACAGTGAACTATTCTCAATTACAACCTTTTACAAACAAATACAAAATCCTATCGGACGCGTAGATCAAGGAAACTCTGCAGGACTTCTTACATATGATAATATAGGCGAGAATGCCACAGTTGGGGGAATTGAAATAGAACTTCGCAAAAACATTTTCAATAAGTTTAATACTCTATTAGAGCAATCTAACCGTCTCTCTTTCGGTGTGAATGCTTCTTATATCTATACTAATTTAATGCTCGATGTACCCAGCACAACACCGCGTAAAACACAATTGGAAGGAGCATCACCATTCTTGATGAATGCCGATTTATCATACAGTTTCAAGAAAAGTGAAAAAGATTTTATCGCATCAATAATATTTAACTATTTCAGTGATAGAGTTCATACCGTTGGCACAAAAGGATTTAGAGATATTATTGAAGAAGGAGTTCCCACGTTAGATTTAGTTTTATCATACGGATTTAACAAAAACTTCTCGGTAAACTTTAAAGCTATAAATATACTTGACGCGCCTTACCGTCTATCACGTGAGGGAACAACAGGCGAAAAAATAGTGTTGAGTGAATTTAAAAAAGGGCAAAACTTTGGCTTAGGAATAAGCTATCAATTTTAA
- a CDS encoding 50S ribosomal protein L25 — MNRYEIKLQKRSQVGKGSTKQLRNQDMVPCEIYGTTENMHCKGKYLDFEKGIVSPHVYLFDIDVEGTKTTAIVQDVQYHPVTDKITHVDFLAVNEKKPIKVKLPVELTGTSVGVIRGGKLRHITRKLYVKGLMKDLPPTIKIDISNLDVAHGIKVSDIKVEGLTFLDPKQTLIVKVYASRTTTAETEGQEQEQE, encoded by the coding sequence ATGAACAGGTACGAAATTAAATTACAAAAACGTAGCCAAGTAGGTAAAGGCTCTACAAAACAATTACGCAACCAAGACATGGTTCCTTGCGAAATTTATGGTACAACCGAAAACATGCACTGCAAAGGTAAATACCTCGATTTTGAAAAAGGTATTGTTAGCCCACATGTTTATTTGTTTGATATAGATGTTGAAGGTACAAAAACAACTGCGATTGTTCAAGATGTTCAATATCACCCAGTTACCGACAAAATAACTCATGTTGATTTTCTTGCAGTTAACGAAAAAAAACCAATCAAAGTAAAACTTCCGGTTGAACTTACAGGAACATCAGTAGGTGTAATACGTGGTGGAAAACTTAGACATATCACAAGAAAACTTTACGTTAAAGGGTTAATGAAAGACCTTCCTCCAACAATAAAAATCGACATCAGCAATCTTGACGTTGCACACGGAATAAAAGTTTCTGATATTAAAGTTGAAGGATTAACATTCCTTGATCCAAAACAAACACTGATAGTAAAAGTTTATGCTAGTCGTACTACTACTGCTGAAACTGAGGGACAAGAACAAGAACAAGAATAA
- a CDS encoding carboxypeptidase-like regulatory domain-containing protein, translating into MKTTLFIIAATFLSISVYAEDNKTDKNVKTDATEFVDNVKSVNFSGIITDKKSHESLAGAAIFIDGTKYYSDLEGNFNISNIKPGKHTVKVELISYQPIEIEIEVQANQKISIDLVQS; encoded by the coding sequence ATGAAAACTACTCTTTTTATTATAGCGGCTACATTCTTATCAATTTCTGTGTACGCAGAGGATAATAAAACCGATAAAAATGTAAAAACTGACGCTACTGAATTTGTCGATAATGTCAAGTCAGTCAATTTTTCAGGTATTATTACCGACAAAAAAAGTCACGAATCATTAGCGGGAGCTGCTATTTTTATTGATGGAACAAAATATTATTCTGATTTAGAAGGAAATTTCAATATTTCTAATATTAAGCCCGGAAAACATACTGTTAAAGTTGAACTTATCTCCTATCAACCCATTGAAATAGAGATTGAAGTTCAAGCTAATCAAAAAATCAGCATTGATTTAGTACAGTCATAA
- a CDS encoding potassium/proton antiporter — translation MQIELVLLIVAILFFVSILSGRISSKLGIPALLLFLSVGMIFGQDGVGIKFENIQAAQAIGTVALSIILFSGGLDTKFEEIRPIVRQGVVLATLGVFVMAFFSGILSWWVLDKTLPNMAISLTTAFLLASTMSSTDSASVFSILRSKGINLKNNLRPTLELESGSNDPMAYVLVVTLIDLIKMGSTPNYLLVITQLILQLVIGAIAGYVLGRLAVYVINKVKIHNESLYPILLFTFCLFIYSVTYYIKGNGYLAVYISGLVIGNSRFVHKRSSLNFFDGLAWMSQLFMFLTLGLLVNPSELVPILIPGLIISFAMIFITRPLTVFLTLLPFRKIPVRDKAYISWVGLRGAVPIIFAIIPLAEGVPHARLIFNIVFLCTLVSLLVQGTALPMVARWLGLADDPKEEIKLKEFDIELSEDIKTIMAEIDITESMLENGNQIMNIPLPDNTLVVLIKRGERYIVPTGKTALAANDIMLVITDNQDTLEETYKKLDLEQYF, via the coding sequence ATGCAAATAGAATTAGTATTACTAATCGTTGCGATCCTGTTTTTTGTGAGCATATTGTCGGGAAGAATAAGTTCTAAACTAGGTATTCCTGCTCTACTTCTATTTTTGTCTGTCGGCATGATATTTGGACAAGATGGAGTCGGGATAAAATTTGAAAACATTCAGGCAGCTCAAGCAATAGGAACAGTAGCACTCTCAATAATTCTTTTTTCCGGTGGTTTGGATACTAAGTTCGAAGAGATACGTCCCATAGTACGACAAGGTGTTGTTTTAGCTACCTTAGGTGTGTTTGTGATGGCTTTCTTCAGCGGCATTTTATCATGGTGGGTATTAGATAAGACTCTGCCAAATATGGCGATATCTTTGACAACAGCATTTTTATTAGCATCAACAATGTCTTCGACTGACTCTGCTTCAGTTTTTTCAATTTTACGATCTAAAGGAATTAATTTAAAAAACAACTTACGTCCAACATTAGAACTTGAGAGTGGAAGCAACGACCCTATGGCTTATGTTTTAGTTGTTACACTTATTGACCTTATCAAAATGGGTTCCACACCTAATTACTTATTAGTAATTACACAGCTTATTCTACAGTTAGTTATTGGAGCTATTGCGGGATATGTATTGGGAAGATTAGCAGTATATGTTATAAACAAAGTAAAAATCCATAACGAGTCTTTATATCCTATTCTGCTTTTTACATTTTGTCTTTTTATATACTCAGTCACCTACTACATTAAAGGAAATGGATATTTGGCTGTTTATATAAGTGGTTTGGTAATTGGCAATTCAAGATTTGTTCACAAGCGCTCATCACTGAATTTTTTCGATGGTCTTGCATGGATGAGCCAGCTATTTATGTTCTTAACTCTTGGACTATTGGTTAATCCCAGCGAGCTTGTTCCCATACTTATACCAGGCTTGATTATAAGTTTTGCGATGATTTTTATTACTCGTCCGTTGACAGTTTTCTTAACATTATTACCTTTTAGGAAAATACCCGTAAGAGACAAAGCATATATTTCCTGGGTTGGATTGCGTGGCGCCGTTCCCATAATTTTTGCAATTATACCGCTTGCAGAAGGTGTTCCTCACGCAAGACTGATTTTTAATATTGTATTTTTATGCACATTAGTATCATTATTGGTACAAGGAACCGCATTACCCATGGTGGCAAGATGGTTAGGCTTAGCCGATGATCCAAAAGAAGAAATCAAACTGAAAGAGTTTGATATTGAGCTTTCTGAAGATATAAAAACCATTATGGCTGAAATTGATATTACAGAAAGCATGTTAGAAAATGGCAATCAAATAATGAATATACCTTTACCTGATAACACTCTTGTGGTTTTAATTAAACGCGGAGAAAGATATATTGTACCAACAGGTAAGACCGCACTGGCTGCAAATGACATAATGCTTGTTATTACTGATAATCAAGACACCTTAGAAGAGACGTATAAGAAACTCGATTTAGAACAGTATTTTTAA
- a CDS encoding toxin-antitoxin system YwqK family antitoxin, translated as MKHKITLFTTLFLIVLSVQAQKTPQLYQNEGIYYHDRGQNELYNGDYREYYDNNTLKLEMQIKNGLPEGTYIIYFENRKPKEIRSYREGKLHGLWRNYDISGQLISEAEYKNGQKHGTWRIWDELGMQRYEMNYYEGNKTGIWRMWDEKGTLVDEKKY; from the coding sequence ATGAAGCATAAAATAACTCTGTTCACAACGCTATTTTTGATTGTGTTGAGCGTGCAAGCTCAAAAAACTCCTCAGTTGTATCAAAATGAAGGTATCTACTATCACGATAGAGGACAAAACGAACTCTATAATGGCGATTATCGCGAATACTATGATAACAACACTCTTAAACTTGAAATGCAAATTAAAAACGGTTTGCCAGAAGGAACTTATATCATTTATTTCGAAAATCGCAAACCAAAAGAAATACGTTCATACAGAGAAGGAAAACTTCATGGCTTGTGGAGGAATTACGATATTTCGGGACAATTAATTTCTGAAGCCGAATACAAAAATGGGCAAAAACACGGCACTTGGCGCATCTGGGATGAACTAGGCATGCAACGATATGAAATGAATTATTACGAAGGAAACAAAACCGGAATTTGGCGCATGTGGGATGAAAAAGGTACACTGGTAGACGAAAAAAAATATTGA
- a CDS encoding aminoacyl-tRNA hydrolase, whose product MKFLIIGLGNIGKEYQNTRHNVGFDVADAFALKFKTTFQSARYGDISTFKIKGRHVTVLKPSTYMNLSGNAVRYWMRKEDISIENILVITDDIALPLGTIRLRMKGSDAGHNGLKHIIETLGTDNFPRLRLGIGNDYPKGFQVDYVLSRWSQEEYEIIAPRFDICVNAIENFVLMGIQHTMNNFNNK is encoded by the coding sequence ATGAAATTCTTAATTATCGGGTTGGGAAATATTGGAAAAGAGTATCAGAACACACGACACAACGTGGGTTTTGATGTTGCTGACGCTTTCGCGCTAAAATTCAAAACTACGTTTCAATCTGCACGTTACGGCGACATATCAACATTTAAAATAAAGGGAAGACATGTAACAGTGTTGAAACCATCAACATACATGAACCTAAGCGGAAACGCCGTGAGATACTGGATGCGAAAAGAAGATATATCAATAGAAAACATCTTAGTCATAACAGACGACATCGCACTCCCCTTAGGAACTATCCGCCTACGCATGAAAGGAAGCGATGCCGGACATAACGGTCTGAAACATATCATCGAGACACTCGGAACAGATAACTTCCCTCGCCTGCGTTTAGGAATTGGAAACGATTACCCCAAGGGATTTCAAGTCGATTACGTTTTAAGCAGGTGGAGCCAAGAAGAGTATGAAATAATAGCCCCACGTTTTGATATATGCGTAAATGCAATAGAAAACTTTGTGTTAATGGGCATTCAACACACCATGAACAATTTTAACAACAAGTGA
- a CDS encoding MATE family efflux transporter codes for MKLLGEAPIRKVLWKFFLPAFTGVVVNSLYNIVDRIFVGQGVGAMALTGLSVVFPIMIIIKAFGMLIGVGSGVRVSIFLGKKDFVSAERVLGNCFILLIIVSIALTIIGFLIKEPLLVFFGASKETIEYANDYLDIILVGTIFSILGFSLNSVIRSEGNLRVAMNSMLISAGMNIVLDPIFIFGFGMEVKGAAWATVISEFVLCVWVLRHFFRSKKSIVKLKVPNFRLDKKIVYAIVSIGFSSFAIQFASSFVHGIYNVQLIKYGGDVAVGAMGIINSVATIIVMSIVALNMAAQPIIGYNYGAKNFIRIRQTLFICIKAATLVAVVGTIFIQAFPSILIKTFNVSSKELLEIGTEGLRIFMLAMPIVGFQIIAGSYFQSIDKAAISATVSLLRQVIVLIPILLILPNYWGLTGVWASAPISDIIAAVISFVFLQREIKKLNRAVGIS; via the coding sequence ATAAAGTTACTAGGCGAAGCCCCTATTCGCAAGGTTTTATGGAAATTTTTCCTACCTGCGTTTACAGGTGTGGTTGTCAATTCGTTATATAATATTGTTGATAGGATTTTTGTAGGACAAGGCGTTGGAGCAATGGCACTTACCGGACTTAGCGTGGTTTTTCCGATTATGATAATTATTAAGGCTTTTGGGATGCTTATAGGCGTTGGTTCGGGAGTTAGGGTATCAATATTTCTTGGGAAGAAAGATTTTGTAAGTGCAGAACGAGTACTAGGTAACTGTTTTATATTGCTGATTATCGTCTCAATAGCTTTGACCATTATAGGATTTTTAATCAAAGAACCACTTTTAGTATTTTTTGGAGCTAGCAAAGAGACTATAGAATATGCTAACGATTATCTTGATATTATACTTGTAGGAACGATCTTTAGTATACTTGGGTTTTCTCTCAACAGTGTTATACGCTCAGAGGGAAATCTCCGTGTTGCTATGAATTCAATGCTTATTAGTGCAGGAATGAACATTGTTCTAGACCCAATATTTATTTTTGGTTTTGGTATGGAAGTAAAGGGTGCGGCTTGGGCAACGGTTATCTCAGAGTTTGTGCTTTGTGTTTGGGTTCTACGACACTTTTTTAGATCAAAAAAATCAATAGTAAAACTTAAAGTTCCGAATTTTAGGCTTGACAAAAAAATCGTATATGCAATAGTCTCAATTGGTTTTTCTTCATTTGCGATACAGTTTGCTTCCAGTTTTGTACACGGTATTTACAACGTGCAGCTTATAAAATATGGTGGCGATGTTGCGGTCGGAGCCATGGGAATTATCAATAGCGTTGCAACAATTATTGTGATGTCTATTGTTGCCTTAAATATGGCTGCACAACCTATTATTGGTTATAATTATGGAGCCAAAAATTTTATTCGAATCAGGCAAACACTCTTTATATGTATTAAAGCTGCTACCTTGGTTGCAGTTGTAGGCACAATTTTTATACAGGCATTCCCTTCGATATTGATAAAAACGTTTAATGTTTCAAGTAAAGAGTTGTTGGAAATCGGAACAGAAGGTTTACGTATTTTTATGCTCGCAATGCCAATAGTTGGTTTTCAGATTATTGCGGGGAGCTATTTTCAGTCAATCGACAAGGCAGCAATATCGGCAACCGTTTCGCTGTTACGACAGGTTATTGTCTTGATACCCATTCTTTTAATTCTTCCGAATTATTGGGGACTTACAGGTGTTTGGGCTTCTGCGCCAATATCAGATATTATTGCAGCAGTAATTTCATTTGTTTTCTTGCAACGTGAAATTAAAAAACTCAACAGAGCTGTTGGCATTTCGTAA
- a CDS encoding mannose-6-phosphate isomerase, whose product MNQLYPLKFRPIYKSRIWGGTQLRDQLMKTDAPSDCGESWEISSVEDDVSVVSEGFLADNELNELIEVYMGDLVGDKVFEKFGNEFPLLVKFIDSNDNLSVQVHPHDKIALERHNAYGKTEMWYIIDAAPDAKNVTGLIKGTKPEDLISRLKNNTLEEILVYETVERGDVFYIQSGRVHATGKGVLFAEIQQTSDITYRLYDYNRKDNNGKKRELHIELALEAIDYSLEDSAKIKVNTKPNQPNRLIECPYFTVNLLRCGRPAEIDYAYLDSFVIYICTSGKCNIYCDDNKEAYSLQIGETILIPALINSIIVEPASDEVSILEVFIDNERE is encoded by the coding sequence ATGAATCAACTTTATCCCCTAAAATTCAGACCCATATATAAAAGCCGGATTTGGGGAGGAACACAACTTCGCGATCAGTTAATGAAAACAGATGCTCCATCTGATTGTGGAGAAAGTTGGGAAATCAGTTCAGTTGAAGATGATGTAAGTGTTGTTTCGGAAGGATTTTTAGCCGACAACGAACTAAACGAACTAATCGAGGTTTATATGGGCGATTTGGTAGGTGATAAAGTATTTGAAAAATTTGGAAACGAGTTTCCTTTACTTGTTAAATTTATAGATTCCAATGACAATCTTTCCGTACAAGTCCACCCTCACGACAAAATAGCATTAGAAAGACACAATGCATACGGGAAAACAGAAATGTGGTACATTATTGATGCCGCGCCTGATGCCAAAAACGTTACTGGTTTAATAAAAGGAACAAAACCTGAAGATTTAATTAGCAGGCTTAAAAACAATACCTTAGAAGAGATATTAGTTTATGAAACCGTAGAACGTGGCGATGTGTTTTATATACAATCTGGACGCGTTCATGCTACAGGAAAGGGTGTTTTGTTTGCAGAAATTCAACAAACAAGCGATATTACATACAGGCTGTACGATTATAACCGAAAAGACAATAATGGCAAAAAAAGAGAATTGCATATAGAATTGGCACTTGAAGCAATTGATTATTCATTAGAGGACAGTGCCAAAATTAAAGTAAATACCAAGCCAAATCAGCCTAACAGATTGATTGAATGTCCATACTTTACCGTAAATTTGCTAAGGTGTGGGAGACCTGCTGAAATAGACTATGCATATTTAGATTCATTTGTTATATATATATGCACATCTGGCAAATGCAACATTTATTGTGATGATAATAAAGAAGCATACAGTTTGCAAATAGGAGAAACAATATTGATTCCAGCATTAATTAACAGCATTATAGTAGAACCTGCGAGTGACGAAGTTTCTATCTTAGAAGTATTTATTGATAACGAAAGAGAGTAA